The region AGTCGCCGCCCACGCACAGCATGCCCGGCCGGATATGGCCGTGCTCCGGCACCACCACGTGGCAGATGCCGATGCTGTCGTACACGTGGGGCAGCTTCTGCTCGGCCGCCCAATCGCGGGCGATACGCACGATGCGGCGCGATTCGTCATCGGCCTCCGGCACGTAATGGTCCATCACCAGGACCACTTTTTCGCGATCCCACAACCCGGTACCCAAGGATTCCAGCATGGGTTTCAGGCGGCGCGGACCGCTGGAGTCATGGAACATCGCCAGGTCGACGCGACCGGTCACGATATCGCCAGTGGCGACCGTGTCACGTCCGCTGGCGGCCGCCAGCAGCTTCTGAGCCAAGGTCTGTGCAGTCATGAATCTAGCCTCTCGATCTTGTTTTTGCCGCGGGCGCCGCCGGCAGCCATACGGGCGTGCCCGCCGTTTCATGCGCCTGCATGTCCAGGCGATATTCGAAACGGTCGGGGCGATAGCGGGCGTCCAGGTATTCCACCGGCCGACCGCTGGCATCGCGCACCAGGCGACGGATGTTGAGCAAGGCGGAGGCGACGGGAACGTCCAGGGCCTGCGCGCTGTCGGGGTCAGCCATGACGGCGGTCACCGTCTGCTCCGCGCCCATCACCCGTATGCCCAGGTCGCCAAAAATCTGCAGCAAGGGCTTGCTGCCCAGCGCCGCGCGGGAAATCCGCTTGCCGATGGCATCCGGCACATAGGTCTGCAAATACGAGAACACCGCGCCCTCGTAACTGCGCACGCGCACCGACCGATGCACCGGCGCGCCCACGGGCACTTCAAGACGGGCCGCCACCGCCGGCGTGGCCGGTTCGACGGCCAGGTCCAGCAGCTTGACCTGCGTGTGCATGCCCATGCGCGACAGATGCATCATCAGCGCATCCACGCTGGCGCCCTGCTGCGGCGTGGCCATCTCGGCGGGCGCCAGCGCGAAGGTGCCCCGCCCTTGCCGCCGCATCACCAGTCCGTCCGCCGCCAGCGTGTCCAGCGCACGCCGCACCGTCAGGCGGGAGACGTCGTACTGCTGGGCCAGGGCGTGCTCGCCGGGCAGCGGTTGCTCGCCCTCGAAGTCGCCGTCCAGCAGGCGCTGGCGCAGCAGCAGATAGACCTTGTGATACAGCGGGAGCGGGCTTGCGCCGTCAGCCATCGTGTTTACTCCGGGGTCGCGCCGGACGCCTTGACGACTTCCGCGTAGCGGTCGATATCCTCGCTGACGAAGGCCTTCAAGTCCTCGGGCGTGCTGCTCAGGGCCTGCGCCGATTCCTGCTCCAGCAAGCGCTGGAAATCGGGCGCGGCCACGGCTTTGCGGGCGGCGGCATTGATCTTCTCCAGCGTTTCCGGCGGCAGCTTGGCCGGCCCGAACAGCGCGAACCAGGCATTCGACTCGAAGCCCTTGATCGCGCTGCCGATGGGCGGCACGTCCGGCAAGGCGGGCAGCGCCTTGTTGCTGGTCACGCCCAGGGCCCTCAAGTTGCCCGACTTGACGTGCGGCAGCGCGTTCAGCGTGCTGGCGAACATCATGTCGACCTGGCCGCCCAGCACATCCGTGATGGCTGGCGTGGTGCCCTTGTAAGGGACGTTGATGATGTCCAGGCCGGCCATCAATTTCATACGCTCACCGGCCATGTGCAGCGACGAGCCGATGCCGCCCAGCGCCATGGTGTACTTGCCGGGATGGGCCTTGACCTCCTGGATCAGTGCCGCCATGTCCTTGGCGGGGAAGTCCTTGCGCACCACCAGGACGCTGGGCACGGTGGCCAGCATGCTGATCGGCGTGAAGTCCTTGCGCGGATCGAAGGGCAGGTTCTTGTACAGACTGGCGTTGATCGAGAAGCTGGTGAAGCTGACCAGCAAGGTGTTGCCGTCGGCGGCGCTCTTGGCCACGTAGTCGGCGGCGATGTTGCCACCGGCGCCGGGACGGTTCTCGACGATCACATTGCGGCCCAGTTCCTTGGACATCTTGGCGCCGATGTTGCGGGCCACGGTGTCGGTGGTGCCCCCGGGAGGCGCGCCCACCACGAGGCGTATGGGTTGGTTCTGGGCTTGTACGGCGGCGAGGGGGGCAAGGCTTGCCACCAGGGTCGCGGTGGCCGCGAGCATGAACGCACGGCGGTAGAGGGCCATGTTGTCTCCTGTCTAGTTGTATTGATAAGCGTACAACTAGATGACTGGACTGACAACCCGGGCCAAACCCGACGGCGGGAGGTGTTTGGGATCAGCCTTGCGATAAGGCTTGCAACAAGGCTTGCTGGCCGCCTTGCGCTCACACGGGCCGGGCCGGCTGGCGCGCCTGGCTGTCGAGCCAGCGGCTGAACAGATGCGTTTCGCTA is a window of Bordetella sp. N DNA encoding:
- a CDS encoding tripartite tricarboxylate transporter substrate binding protein, coding for MALYRRAFMLAATATLVASLAPLAAVQAQNQPIRLVVGAPPGGTTDTVARNIGAKMSKELGRNVIVENRPGAGGNIAADYVAKSAADGNTLLVSFTSFSINASLYKNLPFDPRKDFTPISMLATVPSVLVVRKDFPAKDMAALIQEVKAHPGKYTMALGGIGSSLHMAGERMKLMAGLDIINVPYKGTTPAITDVLGGQVDMMFASTLNALPHVKSGNLRALGVTSNKALPALPDVPPIGSAIKGFESNAWFALFGPAKLPPETLEKINAAARKAVAAPDFQRLLEQESAQALSSTPEDLKAFVSEDIDRYAEVVKASGATPE
- a CDS encoding GntR family transcriptional regulator — its product is MADGASPLPLYHKVYLLLRQRLLDGDFEGEQPLPGEHALAQQYDVSRLTVRRALDTLAADGLVMRRQGRGTFALAPAEMATPQQGASVDALMMHLSRMGMHTQVKLLDLAVEPATPAVAARLEVPVGAPVHRSVRVRSYEGAVFSYLQTYVPDAIGKRISRAALGSKPLLQIFGDLGIRVMGAEQTVTAVMADPDSAQALDVPVASALLNIRRLVRDASGRPVEYLDARYRPDRFEYRLDMQAHETAGTPVWLPAAPAAKTRSRG